In Dama dama isolate Ldn47 chromosome X, ASM3311817v1, whole genome shotgun sequence, one genomic interval encodes:
- the CCNQ gene encoding cyclin-Q isoform X2 gives MEAGGPGTCGGGAETRGSEGRLAPESRVHFRVTRFIMEAGVKLGMRSIPIATACTIYHKFFCEINLDAYDPYLVAMSSLYLAGKVEEQHLRTRDIINVSNRYFHPGSDPLELDSRFWEIRDSIVQCELLVLRVLRFQVSFQHPHKYLLHYLVSLKNWLNRYSWQRTPVSVTAWALLQDSYHGGLCLRFRAQHIAVAVIHLALQAYGVEVPAEAEAEKPWWQVFSEDLTKPTIDNIVSDLIQIYTMDTEIP, from the exons ATGGAGGCCGGCGGCCCCGGGACCTGCGGAGGAGGGGCTGAGACACGGGGCTCGGAGGGGCGGCTGGCACCTGAGTCGAGGGTACACTTCCGAGTGACAAGGTTCATCATGGAGGCAG GTGTCAAGCTAGGGATGCGGTCCATCCCCATTGCCACCGCCTGTACCATTTACCATAAGTTCTTCTGTGAGATCAACCTGGATGCCTACGACCCCTACTTGGTGGCCATGTCTTCTCTCTACTTGGCCGGCAAAGTGGAGGAACAGCACCTGCGCACACGTGACATCATCAACGTTTCCAACAG ATACTTCCACCCGGGCAGTGACCCCTTGGAGCTGGACTCGCGCTTCTGGGAGATCCGGGACAGCATCGTACAGTGTGAACTACTCGTGCTGCGGGTCCTGCGTTTCCAGGTCTCCTTCCAGCACCCGCACAAG TACCTGCTCCATTACCTGGTCTCGCTCAAGAACTGGCTGAACCGTTACAGCTGGCAGCGGACCCCTGTCTCCGTCACTGCCTGGGCCTTGCTACAGGACAGCTACCACGGGGGGCTATGCCTCCGCTTCCGAGCTCAGCACATAGCTGTGGCAGTAATCCACCTGGCCCTGCAAGCCTATGGGGTCGAAGTGCCTGCTGAGGCCGAGGCCGAGAAGCCATGGTGGCAG GTGTTTAGTGAAGACCTTACCAAGCCAACCATTGATAACATTGTGTCTGATCTCATTCAGATTTATACCATGGACACAGAGATCCCCTAG
- the CCNQ gene encoding cyclin-Q isoform X4: MEAGGPGTCGGGAETRGSEGRLAPESRVHFRVTRFIMEAGVKLGMRSIPIATACTIYHKFFCEINLDAYDPYLVAMSSLYLAGKVEEQHLRTRDIINVSNRYFHPGSDPLELDSRFWEIRDSIVQCELLVLRVLRFQVSFQHPHKYLLHYLVSLKNWLNRYSWQRTPVSVTAWALLQDSYHGGLCLRFRAQHIAVAVIHLALQAYGVEVPAEAEAEKPWWQIYTMDTEIP; the protein is encoded by the exons ATGGAGGCCGGCGGCCCCGGGACCTGCGGAGGAGGGGCTGAGACACGGGGCTCGGAGGGGCGGCTGGCACCTGAGTCGAGGGTACACTTCCGAGTGACAAGGTTCATCATGGAGGCAG GTGTCAAGCTAGGGATGCGGTCCATCCCCATTGCCACCGCCTGTACCATTTACCATAAGTTCTTCTGTGAGATCAACCTGGATGCCTACGACCCCTACTTGGTGGCCATGTCTTCTCTCTACTTGGCCGGCAAAGTGGAGGAACAGCACCTGCGCACACGTGACATCATCAACGTTTCCAACAG ATACTTCCACCCGGGCAGTGACCCCTTGGAGCTGGACTCGCGCTTCTGGGAGATCCGGGACAGCATCGTACAGTGTGAACTACTCGTGCTGCGGGTCCTGCGTTTCCAGGTCTCCTTCCAGCACCCGCACAAG TACCTGCTCCATTACCTGGTCTCGCTCAAGAACTGGCTGAACCGTTACAGCTGGCAGCGGACCCCTGTCTCCGTCACTGCCTGGGCCTTGCTACAGGACAGCTACCACGGGGGGCTATGCCTCCGCTTCCGAGCTCAGCACATAGCTGTGGCAGTAATCCACCTGGCCCTGCAAGCCTATGGGGTCGAAGTGCCTGCTGAGGCCGAGGCCGAGAAGCCATGGTGGCAG ATTTATACCATGGACACAGAGATCCCCTAG
- the CCNQ gene encoding cyclin-Q isoform X3 → MEAGGPGTCGGGAETRGSEGRLAPESRVHFRVTRFIMEAGVKLGMRSIPIATACTIYHKFFCEINLDAYDPYLVAMSSLYLAGKVEEQHLRTRDIINVSNRYFHPGSDPLELDSRFWEIRDSIVQCELLVLRVLRFQVSFQHPHKYLLHYLVSLKNWLNRYSWQRTPVSVTAWALLQDSYHGGLCLRFRAQHIAVAVIHLALQAYGVEVPAEAEAEKPWWQLIVPPRPGMRFHIYTMDTEIP, encoded by the exons ATGGAGGCCGGCGGCCCCGGGACCTGCGGAGGAGGGGCTGAGACACGGGGCTCGGAGGGGCGGCTGGCACCTGAGTCGAGGGTACACTTCCGAGTGACAAGGTTCATCATGGAGGCAG GTGTCAAGCTAGGGATGCGGTCCATCCCCATTGCCACCGCCTGTACCATTTACCATAAGTTCTTCTGTGAGATCAACCTGGATGCCTACGACCCCTACTTGGTGGCCATGTCTTCTCTCTACTTGGCCGGCAAAGTGGAGGAACAGCACCTGCGCACACGTGACATCATCAACGTTTCCAACAG ATACTTCCACCCGGGCAGTGACCCCTTGGAGCTGGACTCGCGCTTCTGGGAGATCCGGGACAGCATCGTACAGTGTGAACTACTCGTGCTGCGGGTCCTGCGTTTCCAGGTCTCCTTCCAGCACCCGCACAAG TACCTGCTCCATTACCTGGTCTCGCTCAAGAACTGGCTGAACCGTTACAGCTGGCAGCGGACCCCTGTCTCCGTCACTGCCTGGGCCTTGCTACAGGACAGCTACCACGGGGGGCTATGCCTCCGCTTCCGAGCTCAGCACATAGCTGTGGCAGTAATCCACCTGGCCCTGCAAGCCTATGGGGTCGAAGTGCCTGCTGAGGCCGAGGCCGAGAAGCCATGGTGGCAG CTCATTGTCCCTCCTCGTCCTGGAATGAGATTCCAT ATTTATACCATGGACACAGAGATCCCCTAG
- the CCNQ gene encoding cyclin-Q isoform X1, whose protein sequence is MEAGGPGTCGGGAETRGSEGRLAPESRVHFRVTRFIMEAGVKLGMRSIPIATACTIYHKFFCEINLDAYDPYLVAMSSLYLAGKVEEQHLRTRDIINVSNRYFHPGSDPLELDSRFWEIRDSIVQCELLVLRVLRFQVSFQHPHKYLLHYLVSLKNWLNRYSWQRTPVSVTAWALLQDSYHGGLCLRFRAQHIAVAVIHLALQAYGVEVPAEAEAEKPWWQLIVPPRPGMRFHVFSEDLTKPTIDNIVSDLIQIYTMDTEIP, encoded by the exons ATGGAGGCCGGCGGCCCCGGGACCTGCGGAGGAGGGGCTGAGACACGGGGCTCGGAGGGGCGGCTGGCACCTGAGTCGAGGGTACACTTCCGAGTGACAAGGTTCATCATGGAGGCAG GTGTCAAGCTAGGGATGCGGTCCATCCCCATTGCCACCGCCTGTACCATTTACCATAAGTTCTTCTGTGAGATCAACCTGGATGCCTACGACCCCTACTTGGTGGCCATGTCTTCTCTCTACTTGGCCGGCAAAGTGGAGGAACAGCACCTGCGCACACGTGACATCATCAACGTTTCCAACAG ATACTTCCACCCGGGCAGTGACCCCTTGGAGCTGGACTCGCGCTTCTGGGAGATCCGGGACAGCATCGTACAGTGTGAACTACTCGTGCTGCGGGTCCTGCGTTTCCAGGTCTCCTTCCAGCACCCGCACAAG TACCTGCTCCATTACCTGGTCTCGCTCAAGAACTGGCTGAACCGTTACAGCTGGCAGCGGACCCCTGTCTCCGTCACTGCCTGGGCCTTGCTACAGGACAGCTACCACGGGGGGCTATGCCTCCGCTTCCGAGCTCAGCACATAGCTGTGGCAGTAATCCACCTGGCCCTGCAAGCCTATGGGGTCGAAGTGCCTGCTGAGGCCGAGGCCGAGAAGCCATGGTGGCAG CTCATTGTCCCTCCTCGTCCTGGAATGAGATTCCAT GTGTTTAGTGAAGACCTTACCAAGCCAACCATTGATAACATTGTGTCTGATCTCATTCAGATTTATACCATGGACACAGAGATCCCCTAG
- the CCNQ gene encoding cyclin-Q isoform X5, whose amino-acid sequence MRSIPIATACTIYHKFFCEINLDAYDPYLVAMSSLYLAGKVEEQHLRTRDIINVSNRYFHPGSDPLELDSRFWEIRDSIVQCELLVLRVLRFQVSFQHPHKYLLHYLVSLKNWLNRYSWQRTPVSVTAWALLQDSYHGGLCLRFRAQHIAVAVIHLALQAYGVEVPAEAEAEKPWWQLIVPPRPGMRFHVFSEDLTKPTIDNIVSDLIQIYTMDTEIP is encoded by the exons ATGCGGTCCATCCCCATTGCCACCGCCTGTACCATTTACCATAAGTTCTTCTGTGAGATCAACCTGGATGCCTACGACCCCTACTTGGTGGCCATGTCTTCTCTCTACTTGGCCGGCAAAGTGGAGGAACAGCACCTGCGCACACGTGACATCATCAACGTTTCCAACAG ATACTTCCACCCGGGCAGTGACCCCTTGGAGCTGGACTCGCGCTTCTGGGAGATCCGGGACAGCATCGTACAGTGTGAACTACTCGTGCTGCGGGTCCTGCGTTTCCAGGTCTCCTTCCAGCACCCGCACAAG TACCTGCTCCATTACCTGGTCTCGCTCAAGAACTGGCTGAACCGTTACAGCTGGCAGCGGACCCCTGTCTCCGTCACTGCCTGGGCCTTGCTACAGGACAGCTACCACGGGGGGCTATGCCTCCGCTTCCGAGCTCAGCACATAGCTGTGGCAGTAATCCACCTGGCCCTGCAAGCCTATGGGGTCGAAGTGCCTGCTGAGGCCGAGGCCGAGAAGCCATGGTGGCAG CTCATTGTCCCTCCTCGTCCTGGAATGAGATTCCAT GTGTTTAGTGAAGACCTTACCAAGCCAACCATTGATAACATTGTGTCTGATCTCATTCAGATTTATACCATGGACACAGAGATCCCCTAG